The following proteins come from a genomic window of Phnomibacter ginsenosidimutans:
- a CDS encoding carbon-nitrogen hydrolase, translated as MSKVHVGLVQMTCTANKQENLQKAIEKVREAAAKGAQIVCLQELFTSLYFCDVEDYANFELAEPIPGPSTDALQQVAAELNVVIIASLFEKRAQGLYHNTTAVIDADGSYLGKYRKMHIPDDPAYYEKFYFTPGDLGYKVWKTKYATFGVLICWDQWYPEAARITSLMGAEILFYPTAIGWATSQDAATNEEQYNAWQTIQRSHAVANGVHVVSVNRCGLEQDGAMQFWGGSFISNPFGSLLYKASHTEEEVHVQELDLSKTDRYRTHWPFMRDRRIDSYQPITKRFIDEG; from the coding sequence ATGAGTAAAGTGCACGTAGGACTGGTGCAAATGACCTGCACCGCCAACAAACAAGAGAACCTGCAAAAGGCCATTGAAAAAGTAAGGGAGGCAGCTGCCAAGGGAGCACAAATTGTGTGCCTGCAAGAGCTGTTCACCAGCTTGTATTTCTGCGATGTAGAAGACTATGCCAACTTTGAGCTGGCCGAGCCCATACCCGGGCCCAGCACCGATGCGCTGCAACAGGTGGCTGCCGAATTGAACGTGGTAATCATTGCCAGCTTGTTTGAAAAACGTGCTCAGGGTTTGTATCACAACACTACGGCCGTGATAGATGCCGACGGCAGCTATTTGGGCAAATACCGCAAAATGCATATTCCCGACGATCCGGCTTACTACGAGAAGTTTTACTTCACTCCCGGCGACCTTGGTTACAAGGTTTGGAAAACGAAATATGCCACGTTTGGTGTGCTCATTTGCTGGGATCAGTGGTACCCCGAAGCGGCCCGCATTACCAGCCTCATGGGTGCAGAGATTCTCTTCTATCCTACTGCTATTGGTTGGGCTACCTCACAAGATGCCGCTACCAACGAAGAACAATACAATGCCTGGCAAACCATACAGCGCAGCCATGCTGTGGCCAACGGTGTGCACGTGGTAAGTGTGAACCGCTGCGGATTGGAACAAGATGGCGCCATGCAGTTTTGGGGTGGTTCTTTCATCAGCAATCCGTTTGGTAGCCTGCTGTACAAAGCCAGCCATACCGAAGAGGAAGTGCATGTGCAAGAACTCGACCTCAGCAAAACCGACCGCTACCGCACCCACTGGCCCTTCATGCGTGACCGCCGCATCGACAGCTACCAACCTATTACGAAGCGGTTTATTGATGAGGGATAA
- a CDS encoding outer membrane beta-barrel protein — MLLLLLAAGHSQAQTVSVKGTIQDADTARMLAKASVKLSPAADTTRGRYVTADDKGAFIFTEVKPGAYVLAFSFTGYQLQTRKITVGTTSLDLGEVLLIKKDKTLGDVVVVGKVPPARQKGDTTEFNAAALKVNPDATTEDVLKKAPGITIENGQVTAQGEQVRRITIDGRQYFGDDATAALRNLPAEVIDKVQVFDRLSDQAQLTGFDDGNGFKAINIVTKANMRNGQFGRVYGGYGTDDRYAAGGSVNFFKNNTRLNVIGLFNNVNQQNFSGEDLLGVNGQANAGRGGGGGRPGGGGFGGGFGGRGGGGFSVGQQPGIANTNAFGLNFSDLWFKKMEVSASYFFNNSNTVARSETNRQLFLTGDTSQFYNEVSRSNADNFNHRINFRAEYKIDSNNTLIIAPNLSFQKNESWSDLTGINNTSGKQLINSTANLRNSDAAGFNLRNEITYRHSFAKRGRSISVNLNNSASNRNSDSYLDAISAYFNGGLLLGDTLRQYTDNSTRSSSISTNIAYTEPVGKKGQIQLNYNPQFTTNKADQRNFRYDKTEGDYTNFDTTLSNLFDNKVRAQNAGLTYRLGDRDNQFSVGINFQHTRLLSEQQFPAVATLNKTFSNWLPNLQWRKQLSKQTSLRMFYRASVNPPSVNQLQNVINISNPLFITTGNENLDQSYTHFLTARINNTNAAKGRSLFAGFFGQMVSKYVTNGTWIASKDSTIANNITLRKGAQISKPVNLDGYYSLRSFATYGFPLKAIKSNLNLNAGFNYTRTPGLVNNQLNYSNNYGYTAGINIASNISEFIDFNVNYSANFNNVVNSIRPELNNKFYFHTTGAKVNLLTKNGLVYFE; from the coding sequence ATGTTGCTCTTGTTGCTGGCCGCCGGCCACTCGCAGGCACAAACTGTTTCTGTAAAAGGTACCATTCAGGATGCCGATACGGCCCGCATGCTGGCCAAGGCTTCGGTGAAATTGTCACCCGCCGCCGATACCACCCGTGGCCGCTACGTAACCGCCGATGATAAAGGCGCTTTCATTTTTACCGAGGTAAAACCCGGCGCTTATGTGCTGGCATTTAGTTTTACCGGCTATCAGCTGCAAACCCGAAAAATTACTGTGGGAACTACCTCCCTCGATTTGGGTGAAGTATTGCTTATTAAAAAAGACAAAACCCTCGGCGATGTGGTAGTGGTGGGCAAAGTACCACCGGCCCGCCAAAAAGGCGATACCACCGAGTTTAATGCCGCTGCACTGAAGGTAAACCCCGATGCGACGACTGAAGATGTGCTGAAAAAAGCACCGGGCATTACCATTGAAAACGGACAGGTAACCGCACAGGGAGAACAGGTACGCCGCATTACCATTGATGGCCGCCAGTATTTTGGCGACGATGCCACTGCAGCCTTGCGCAACCTGCCTGCCGAAGTGATAGACAAAGTACAGGTGTTCGACCGCCTGAGTGATCAGGCACAACTCACCGGTTTTGATGATGGCAATGGTTTCAAGGCCATCAACATTGTCACCAAGGCCAACATGCGCAATGGCCAGTTTGGCCGGGTGTATGGCGGCTATGGCACCGACGACCGCTATGCCGCTGGCGGTAGTGTCAATTTTTTCAAAAACAATACCCGCCTCAATGTCATAGGCTTGTTCAACAACGTGAACCAGCAAAACTTTTCGGGTGAAGACCTGCTGGGTGTAAATGGCCAGGCCAATGCCGGTCGTGGTGGTGGCGGTGGTCGCCCCGGTGGTGGTGGATTTGGCGGTGGCTTTGGTGGCCGTGGCGGTGGTGGTTTCTCCGTGGGCCAGCAGCCGGGCATTGCCAATACCAATGCCTTTGGCCTCAACTTCAGCGACCTGTGGTTTAAAAAAATGGAAGTTTCAGCCAGCTATTTTTTCAACAACAGCAACACGGTGGCCCGTTCAGAAACCAACCGGCAGCTGTTCCTTACCGGCGATACCAGCCAGTTTTACAATGAAGTAAGTCGCAGCAATGCTGACAACTTCAACCACCGCATCAACTTTAGGGCGGAGTATAAAATTGACAGCAACAATACCTTGATTATTGCGCCCAATCTGAGCTTCCAGAAAAATGAATCGTGGAGCGACCTCACAGGTATCAACAATACCTCGGGCAAGCAACTCATCAATAGTACGGCCAATCTGCGCAACAGCGATGCGGCCGGCTTTAACCTCCGCAATGAGATTACTTACCGCCACAGCTTTGCCAAGCGGGGCCGTTCTATTTCGGTGAACCTGAATAACAGCGCCAGCAACCGCAACAGCGATAGCTACCTAGATGCTATCTCGGCCTATTTCAATGGTGGCCTGTTGCTGGGCGATACCCTGCGTCAGTACACCGACAACAGCACCCGCAGCAGCAGCATTTCTACCAATATTGCCTACACCGAACCCGTAGGTAAAAAAGGTCAGATTCAGCTGAACTACAACCCGCAGTTTACCACCAACAAAGCCGATCAGCGCAACTTCAGGTACGATAAAACCGAAGGCGATTACACCAACTTCGACACCACACTCTCCAACCTGTTCGACAACAAAGTGCGGGCCCAAAATGCCGGGCTTACTTACCGCCTCGGCGACCGCGACAATCAGTTTTCTGTGGGCATCAACTTTCAGCACACCCGCCTGCTGAGTGAGCAGCAGTTTCCGGCCGTGGCTACCCTCAACAAAACATTCAGCAACTGGCTGCCCAACCTGCAGTGGCGCAAGCAGCTGAGCAAACAAACCAGCCTGCGCATGTTTTACCGGGCATCGGTGAATCCGCCATCGGTGAATCAGTTACAGAATGTGATCAACATTTCCAACCCGCTTTTCATTACCACGGGCAATGAAAATCTGGATCAGAGCTACACGCATTTTCTTACCGCCCGTATCAACAATACCAATGCAGCCAAAGGCCGCTCTTTGTTTGCCGGTTTCTTTGGCCAAATGGTGAGCAAATACGTTACCAACGGTACATGGATTGCTTCAAAAGATTCAACCATTGCCAACAACATTACGCTACGCAAAGGCGCACAAATCAGCAAGCCCGTCAACCTCGATGGGTACTACTCGCTGCGGTCGTTTGCTACCTATGGCTTTCCGCTCAAAGCCATCAAAAGCAACCTGAACCTGAATGCCGGATTCAACTACACCCGCACACCGGGTTTGGTCAACAATCAGCTGAACTACTCTAACAATTACGGGTACACAGCCGGCATCAACATTGCCAGCAACATCAGTGAGTTTATCGATTTCAACGTGAACTATTCGGCCAATTTCAACAATGTGGTGAACAGTATCCGCCCGGAATTGAACAACAAATTTTACTTCCATACCACCGGTGCCAAGGTGAACCTGCTGACTAAAAACGGCTTGGTTTATTTTGAATGA
- a CDS encoding outer membrane beta-barrel protein — MNEVTNQLYSGLADGFDQSFWLWNVSAGKKMLKNRRGEIKMSVFDLLKQNQSIARNIGETYIEDVQTQVLQQYFMLTFTYTLRNFGQAAKRNAGETPTLQRR, encoded by the coding sequence TTGAATGAAGTAACCAACCAACTGTACAGCGGCTTGGCAGATGGCTTCGACCAAAGCTTTTGGTTATGGAACGTAAGCGCCGGTAAAAAGATGCTCAAAAACCGCCGTGGCGAAATCAAAATGAGTGTGTTTGACCTGCTAAAGCAGAACCAGAGCATTGCCCGCAACATTGGCGAAACCTATATTGAAGACGTGCAAACCCAGGTATTACAGCAGTATTTTATGCTTACGTTCACGTATACCCTGCGAAATTTCGGACAAGCGGCGAAACGCAATGCGGGTGAAACGCCTACCTTGCAGCGCCGCTAA
- a CDS encoding RNA polymerase sigma factor gives MTELELIDKLKKGDQAAFRFMVTSWQDMVYNTSLGLVQNEMDAEDVTQEVFVKAFESIHGFKGESKVSTWLYRITVTKSLDFLRSKKRKKRFGYIYSLFGEDNELAINPPEFVHPGIVSEKKQVAAALFKALETLPEQQRVAFVLTRLEGLGHKEVSEVMGNTVPAVESLLQRAKMNLKKQLTDFYRQNLE, from the coding sequence GTGACTGAGCTAGAACTGATTGATAAACTGAAGAAAGGCGACCAGGCGGCATTCCGCTTCATGGTTACCTCGTGGCAGGATATGGTATATAATACCTCGCTGGGCCTGGTGCAGAATGAAATGGATGCCGAAGATGTGACGCAGGAAGTGTTTGTAAAAGCCTTCGAAAGCATCCACGGTTTTAAGGGCGAAAGCAAAGTGAGCACCTGGCTGTACCGCATTACTGTTACCAAAAGCCTCGATTTTTTGCGCAGCAAAAAGCGGAAAAAGCGCTTTGGATACATCTATAGCCTTTTTGGCGAAGACAATGAACTGGCCATCAACCCGCCTGAATTTGTACACCCCGGCATTGTGTCGGAAAAAAAACAGGTGGCTGCGGCTTTGTTTAAAGCGTTGGAAACTTTGCCCGAACAGCAGCGGGTAGCTTTTGTACTTACCCGGCTCGAAGGCTTGGGCCACAAAGAGGTAAGTGAGGTAATGGGCAACACCGTGCCGGCCGTAGAGAGCTTGCTGCAACGGGCCAAAATGAACTTGAAGAAACAGTTAACAGATTTCTACCGTCAGAATTTAGAATAA
- a CDS encoding glycoside hydrolase family 127 protein: MAAVSCSSLSLAQQANTVLQPVNFDQVIINDDFWKPKMDNVATKTLAACIYQTEEKTPRIRNFERVANGKGEPHEGIFYDDSDVFKALEAMAYALKVKPDAAMEAKADEWIDKVAAAQLPDGYLNTWYTLKGLDQRWTDMSMHEDYNGGHMIEAGVAYYQATGKRKLLDVCIKWADHFDSLFGPGKRHWVTGHQELELALVKLYTVTNNKKYLQLADWLLSERGHGYAKGYTWTDWKDTAYAQDVLPVKQQTEITGHAVRAMYMYTGAADVAAHTGDTAYMRAMRRVWEDVVYRNMYITGGIGSSGGNEGFSVDYDLPNEQAYCETCASVGMVFWNQRMNAMTGSSEYMDVLERVLYNGALDGLSLSGDRFFYGNPLASDGRHYRREWFGTACCPANIARLVASLGNYVYAHTASDLYVNLFVGSSTKVRLNNIAVDIAQTTGYPWNGLIQLTINPEKAGNFGLRIRIPGWVSQQAVPGNLYSMKPTVTNYVLKLNGQPVSYTLQDGYAVIQRKWQKGDQLTLELPMEVQLLTSRSEVKQNEGRVAIQRGPLVYCVEGADNNGKAWDFVVPANTSFSTMPHQVLQEKVTAISMQVPALQIAGNGLQVQTGSKQVLAIPYYVWANRGKNEMQVWLPTSFQNIKINR; the protein is encoded by the coding sequence TTGGCAGCAGTTTCTTGCTCCAGTCTGTCGCTGGCGCAGCAAGCCAATACCGTGTTGCAACCTGTCAACTTCGATCAGGTCATCATCAATGATGATTTTTGGAAACCCAAAATGGACAATGTTGCCACCAAAACACTGGCGGCTTGCATTTACCAAACCGAAGAAAAAACGCCCCGCATTCGAAATTTTGAACGGGTAGCCAATGGCAAAGGAGAGCCGCATGAAGGCATTTTTTACGACGACTCAGATGTGTTTAAAGCCCTTGAAGCAATGGCCTATGCTTTGAAGGTAAAACCTGATGCGGCCATGGAAGCCAAGGCAGATGAATGGATTGATAAGGTAGCCGCTGCACAACTGCCCGATGGTTATCTCAATACCTGGTATACGCTTAAAGGCCTCGACCAGCGCTGGACCGACATGAGCATGCACGAAGATTACAACGGCGGCCACATGATAGAAGCCGGCGTGGCTTATTATCAGGCAACGGGCAAACGCAAGCTGCTGGATGTATGCATTAAATGGGCTGACCATTTTGATAGTTTGTTTGGCCCCGGCAAGCGCCACTGGGTAACAGGCCATCAGGAGCTGGAGCTGGCTCTCGTAAAGCTGTACACTGTTACCAACAACAAAAAGTATCTGCAACTGGCCGACTGGCTGCTGAGCGAACGTGGGCACGGTTATGCAAAGGGCTACACCTGGACCGATTGGAAAGACACTGCCTATGCACAAGATGTATTGCCCGTAAAACAACAAACAGAAATAACCGGCCACGCTGTACGGGCCATGTACATGTACACCGGCGCTGCAGATGTAGCAGCGCATACCGGCGACACCGCCTACATGCGGGCCATGCGTAGGGTATGGGAAGATGTGGTGTACCGAAACATGTACATCACTGGCGGCATTGGTTCTTCTGGTGGCAACGAAGGCTTTAGTGTAGATTATGACCTGCCCAATGAGCAGGCTTATTGTGAAACCTGCGCTTCGGTTGGTATGGTGTTTTGGAACCAACGCATGAATGCCATGACGGGCAGCAGCGAATACATGGATGTACTGGAGCGGGTGTTGTACAACGGTGCACTGGATGGCCTGAGCCTGAGTGGCGACCGGTTTTTTTACGGCAACCCATTGGCCAGCGATGGTCGTCATTATCGCCGCGAATGGTTTGGTACAGCATGCTGCCCGGCCAACATTGCAAGACTGGTGGCTTCTTTGGGCAACTATGTATATGCCCATACAGCCAGCGATTTGTATGTGAATTTGTTTGTTGGCAGCAGTACCAAAGTACGGCTCAACAATATTGCTGTAGACATTGCCCAAACAACTGGCTACCCATGGAATGGATTGATTCAGCTGACGATTAATCCTGAAAAGGCCGGCAACTTCGGATTGCGTATTCGCATACCCGGTTGGGTAAGCCAGCAGGCAGTGCCCGGCAACCTGTACAGCATGAAGCCAACTGTAACGAACTATGTATTGAAGCTGAACGGACAACCAGTGTCCTACACCCTGCAAGATGGCTATGCAGTAATACAACGTAAGTGGCAAAAAGGCGATCAACTAACGCTGGAACTGCCGATGGAAGTACAACTCTTAACCAGCCGCAGCGAAGTGAAACAGAACGAAGGCCGTGTGGCCATTCAGCGTGGGCCACTGGTGTATTGTGTAGAAGGTGCCGACAACAACGGCAAGGCATGGGATTTTGTAGTGCCGGCCAACACCAGCTTCAGCACCATGCCTCACCAGGTACTGCAAGAAAAAGTAACCGCTATAAGCATGCAAGTGCCTGCTTTGCAAATAGCCGGCAATGGTTTGCAGGTGCAAACAGGCAGCAAGCAGGTGCTGGCCATTCCTTACTATGTATGGGCCAACCGCGGCAAAAATGAAATGCAGGTGTGGTTGCCTACGAGCTTTCAAAACATCAAAATCAACCGGTAA
- a CDS encoding DUF6805 domain-containing protein, with protein sequence MCTWDYFTPQDWEKRQQEYAAEKQRQQAIEARTIDVFRVGEMQPERDHKLEATEKSYVSDALDRKGREARRDNYFAFDMKIAPGQKNTLLLTYIGDDKDRIFDIVIDGIKLTTVDWKGGTTGKFYDVEYPLPDAMLQNKTSIRVKIDAAHGKTAGRVFAVRTIRTD encoded by the coding sequence GTGTGTACTTGGGATTATTTTACACCACAAGACTGGGAGAAACGCCAGCAGGAATATGCTGCGGAAAAGCAACGACAGCAAGCCATTGAAGCCCGCACCATTGATGTATTCAGGGTAGGTGAAATGCAACCAGAAAGGGATCACAAACTGGAGGCTACCGAAAAATCGTACGTGAGTGATGCGCTGGACCGTAAGGGCCGAGAAGCCCGCCGCGACAACTACTTTGCCTTTGATATGAAAATAGCACCGGGGCAAAAAAATACATTGTTGCTTACCTACATCGGCGACGACAAAGACCGGATTTTTGATATCGTTATAGACGGCATAAAGCTGACAACAGTTGATTGGAAGGGAGGCACTACTGGTAAGTTTTACGATGTAGAGTATCCGCTGCCGGATGCTATGCTTCAAAACAAAACCAGCATTCGGGTGAAAATAGATGCGGCACATGGCAAAACAGCCGGCCGTGTATTTGCTGTGAGAACAATAAGGACTGATTAG
- a CDS encoding tail fiber domain-containing protein, producing MTAAAKAAIAFPASGLLIYQTDGISGFYYFNGIVWAKLTVAGEGDNMGNHTQTMNLATNNLYMSKYGTNMGIQLLDSGAVRILTDYKGAGYSSGTVGERFRFDAGGGFVAKSTLGIGFIPATGAGERMMWHPYKAAFRAGSIGSAGTQWDDPMVGFYSTAFGYNTVALGLSSFVSGYTSYAMGSYSSALGYTCAADGTGAVALGYRCTANGDYSIAIGQRASANNFNGAFVLSDASTTDSTLATASNQFSARYAGGYRLFSNATRTVGVSLAAGGNSWASISDSSRKENFEPASGETFLEKLTSLKLGSWNYKGQNPGNDRHYGPMAQEIFAAYGKDEFGIIGNDTTLASADMDGIMMILLQGLEKEHGSSKNA from the coding sequence ATGACAGCTGCAGCAAAAGCAGCCATCGCTTTTCCTGCAAGTGGTTTGCTCATTTACCAAACAGATGGCATCAGTGGCTTTTATTACTTCAACGGCATTGTGTGGGCAAAACTCACCGTTGCAGGAGAAGGCGACAACATGGGTAATCATACCCAAACCATGAACCTGGCAACTAACAACTTGTACATGTCAAAATACGGCACCAATATGGGCATTCAATTGCTCGACAGTGGTGCTGTAAGAATACTGACGGACTATAAAGGCGCAGGCTACTCTTCCGGTACTGTAGGAGAACGGTTTCGGTTTGATGCAGGAGGGGGCTTTGTTGCCAAAAGCACTTTAGGCATCGGATTTATTCCAGCAACAGGTGCTGGTGAAAGAATGATGTGGCACCCTTACAAAGCAGCTTTCAGAGCTGGCTCTATCGGTTCGGCAGGTACTCAATGGGATGATCCCATGGTAGGTTTTTACTCAACAGCTTTTGGCTACAACACTGTAGCACTGGGGTTATCCAGTTTTGTGTCCGGCTATACCAGCTATGCCATGGGCTCTTATTCCAGCGCCCTGGGCTATACCTGTGCTGCCGATGGAACCGGAGCCGTAGCATTGGGCTACCGCTGCACCGCTAACGGTGATTACAGCATTGCCATCGGCCAACGTGCCAGTGCCAATAATTTTAATGGAGCATTCGTATTGTCAGATGCATCAACAACCGATAGTACACTGGCTACAGCCAGCAACCAATTTTCGGCCCGGTATGCGGGTGGATATCGACTGTTTAGCAATGCCACACGAACTGTAGGCGTATCATTAGCTGCCGGTGGCAACTCTTGGGCATCCATTTCAGATTCTTCAAGAAAAGAAAACTTTGAACCCGCTTCCGGCGAAACGTTTTTAGAAAAACTGACCTCATTGAAATTGGGTTCGTGGAACTACAAAGGTCAAAACCCCGGCAATGACAGGCATTACGGCCCCATGGCACAAGAAATATTTGCTGCCTACGGCAAAGATGAATTTGGCATCATCGGCAATGACACCACATTGGCCAGTGCCGATATGGATGGCATCATGATGATATTGCTTCAAGGCTTAGAAAAAGAACACGGGAGCAGCAAGAACGCCTGA
- a CDS encoding NAD(P)/FAD-dependent oxidoreductase: protein MQTSVLIVGQGLCGTWLSFWLQQMGIDCIVIDEERPNTSTRVASGVINPVTGRRMTRTWMADEVIPFAAKAYEELGRVLRTKYEGRGTNEGRGQGQEQEQGRGQEGSLNKNDVFPANHQPATIQLIQRCDIIDFFNSPDRRKDFEEKAKQYAAEYLQWPQDEAAMQQHFRYELGYGFIAPAYQVDLQTMLDGWRQYLLQQQQLLAQRFDASQLQLLPNGVQYQDIRADKIVFADGIAAHAAGFFQLLPFALNKGEALILQIEGLPNNHIYKKGNSLTPWRGGYFWAGSTYNNHYTNDQPSEAFRQQMEAWLQSVLKHPFSVLDHVAAIRPATVERRPFAGWHPQHPQVGILNGTGTKGVTLAPYFAQQLAANIAQQTSLLPVVDVARFARVLSRS from the coding sequence ATGCAAACATCTGTATTGATAGTAGGGCAGGGCCTTTGCGGCACATGGCTGAGCTTTTGGCTGCAGCAAATGGGCATTGATTGTATAGTGATAGATGAAGAGCGACCCAACACCAGCACCCGTGTGGCCAGTGGCGTTATCAACCCTGTAACCGGCCGCCGCATGACCCGTACCTGGATGGCCGATGAAGTGATTCCCTTTGCTGCGAAAGCATATGAGGAGTTGGGAAGGGTGCTAAGGACGAAGTACGAAGGACGAGGTACGAATGAAGGTCGAGGGCAAGGTCAAGAACAAGAGCAAGGTCGAGGGCAAGAAGGAAGCTTAAATAAAAACGATGTATTTCCTGCCAACCACCAACCAGCAACTATCCAACTGATTCAACGTTGCGATATCATCGACTTCTTCAACAGCCCCGACAGGCGCAAAGACTTTGAAGAAAAAGCCAAACAGTATGCAGCCGAATACCTGCAATGGCCCCAAGATGAGGCGGCCATGCAACAACATTTTCGCTACGAGTTGGGCTACGGCTTTATTGCACCTGCCTATCAGGTAGACCTGCAAACCATGCTCGACGGCTGGCGGCAATACCTGCTGCAACAGCAGCAATTGCTGGCACAACGGTTTGATGCCAGCCAACTGCAACTACTGCCCAACGGGGTACAGTATCAGGATATCCGTGCCGACAAGATTGTATTTGCAGATGGTATAGCAGCCCATGCTGCCGGCTTTTTTCAGCTGCTGCCTTTTGCGCTTAATAAAGGTGAAGCGCTGATACTGCAAATAGAGGGCTTACCCAATAATCACATTTATAAAAAGGGCAACAGCCTTACGCCTTGGCGGGGCGGGTATTTTTGGGCAGGCAGCACCTACAACAATCATTATACCAACGACCAGCCCAGCGAAGCTTTTCGCCAGCAAATGGAAGCCTGGTTGCAAAGTGTATTGAAGCATCCTTTTTCGGTGCTCGACCATGTAGCAGCCATACGCCCGGCTACTGTGGAACGGCGGCCCTTTGCAGGCTGGCACCCGCAGCATCCGCAGGTGGGCATCCTCAATGGCACGGGCACTAAGGGCGTCACCCTTGCCCCGTATTTTGCACAGCAGCTGGCCGCCAATATTGCGCAGCAAACCTCACTGCTACCCGTTGTAGATGTAGCAAGGTTTGCACGGGTGCTGAGCAGGAGTTGA
- a CDS encoding DUF1349 domain-containing protein, translated as MLRKDYTGAHRVVSVVTNDISDDCNSIAVSDTKAHFKIAKADNVITLYASTDGIKWLLVRHLQFNASKPLRVGFLALSPTGNICAVDFSDIHYQVKKIKDPYVGE; from the coding sequence TTGCTTCGAAAAGATTACACCGGCGCCCATCGGGTGGTAAGTGTAGTCACCAATGACATTTCAGATGATTGCAATTCTATTGCCGTATCCGACACCAAAGCGCATTTCAAAATAGCCAAGGCTGACAATGTCATCACCCTCTATGCGTCCACAGATGGCATCAAATGGTTGCTGGTTCGGCACCTGCAGTTTAATGCCAGCAAGCCACTGCGGGTGGGCTTTCTAGCCCTGTCTCCCACTGGCAACATTTGTGCGGTAGACTTCTCCGATATCCATTACCAGGTCAAAAAAATTAAAGACCCGTATGTGGGAGAATAG
- a CDS encoding DUF1349 domain-containing protein, translating to MIRLQLIRICILLLLAICQLPSARAQVADSVIVPSIPSKLYWANKPNSFVVKGNKIVIVAGAKTDMFRDPNVTYNTDNAPKLLFQPADNFVLSTSIQHGFVHKWDGGAIVLMEDSLHWIKFCFEKITPAPIGW from the coding sequence ATGATCCGCCTCCAGCTTATACGCATTTGTATACTGCTATTACTTGCCATTTGCCAGCTGCCCTCTGCCCGGGCACAGGTGGCAGACAGTGTCATTGTTCCCTCCATTCCATCGAAGTTGTATTGGGCCAACAAGCCCAACAGTTTTGTGGTCAAAGGCAATAAAATTGTCATCGTAGCTGGTGCAAAAACAGATATGTTCAGAGACCCCAATGTGACTTACAACACCGACAATGCACCCAAGCTGCTGTTTCAGCCGGCGGATAATTTTGTGCTCAGCACTTCCATTCAACATGGCTTTGTACACAAGTGGGATGGCGGCGCCATTGTGCTGATGGAAGACAGCCTGCACTGGATTAAGTTTTGCTTCGAAAAGATTACACCGGCGCCCATCGGGTGGTAA